In the genome of Chryseobacterium oryzae, one region contains:
- a CDS encoding DUF6089 family protein, with protein sequence MNKKLLFSFLTLLGTVVSLKAQRNELGIRLGMSNLVGDIGKTNYILQKPLDLSRVSDLGFPFYGGILYRFNFNPHQTIRLDLGYNQVQFSDKAAKEEYRRNRNSYGKNNIYEASLIFEYNLFPVNNEQLSMISPYIFGGVGGLVFDAPKATVTHDFRRNSDGVAQAPINELDFVTTTQYSLGKKVVAHIPFGVGLKYKFNHGWAVFAEATFRYSLTDQLDHSKLLDKDVVSKYNGDILSPNTKGSLLESGNYYIVSKEREAEIIHKRALGDTESKDWMNTFSVGLTYSFGRPPCYCD encoded by the coding sequence ATGAATAAAAAATTATTGTTTAGCTTTCTTACCCTTTTAGGAACTGTGGTAAGTTTGAAAGCACAAAGAAATGAATTGGGAATTCGATTAGGGATGAGTAATCTTGTAGGAGATATAGGTAAAACCAATTACATTTTGCAAAAGCCATTGGATTTGAGCAGGGTTTCAGATTTAGGATTTCCGTTTTATGGTGGTATTTTATATAGATTTAATTTTAACCCTCATCAGACAATAAGATTAGATCTAGGTTATAATCAGGTTCAGTTTAGCGATAAAGCTGCAAAAGAAGAATACAGAAGAAATAGAAATTCTTACGGGAAAAATAATATTTATGAAGCGAGTTTAATATTCGAATATAATTTATTTCCTGTAAATAATGAGCAGTTAAGTATGATTAGCCCTTACATCTTTGGAGGAGTTGGAGGATTGGTCTTCGATGCACCTAAAGCTACAGTTACTCATGATTTCAGAAGAAATTCTGATGGAGTTGCTCAGGCTCCTATTAATGAATTGGATTTCGTAACGACTACACAATATTCTTTGGGTAAAAAAGTGGTTGCGCACATTCCTTTCGGTGTTGGTTTGAAGTATAAATTTAACCACGGATGGGCTGTGTTTGCAGAAGCAACATTTAGATATTCACTTACAGATCAGTTAGATCACAGTAAGCTGTTAGATAAAGATGTAGTGTCTAAGTATAACGGAGATATTTTAAGTCCTAATACAAAAGGATCTCTTTTGGAGTCAGGAAATTATTATATTGTTTCGAAAGAAAGAGAAGCAGAAATTATACACAAGAGAGCTTTAGGAGATACAGAATCTAAAGATTGGATGAATACTTTCAGTGTAGGTCTTACCTATTCATTTGGAAGACCACCATGTTATTGCGATTAA
- a CDS encoding isoprenyl transferase, whose translation MSLIKEKINSENLPKHVAIIMDGNGRWAKSRGEERTFGHKNAISAVRNAINACNEINIPYLTLYTFSSENWKRPKHEVNTLMTLLTETLLLEADEIFNKGLRMHVIGNLDNLPPLVKDQLLKVVDLTKENTKGNLVLAISYGSQNEILNAVKNISKDVKDGKVEIDDINENLFEDYLYTKDFPPVDLLIRTSGEIRISNFLLWQIAYAELQFLDVLWPDFTKDIFFQCIVNYQNKERRYGLTGDQVQIQ comes from the coding sequence ATGTCATTAATAAAAGAAAAGATTAATTCTGAGAATTTGCCGAAACACGTTGCCATAATTATGGATGGTAATGGAAGATGGGCAAAATCCAGAGGAGAGGAGCGGACTTTCGGTCATAAGAATGCTATTAGTGCGGTAAGAAATGCCATTAATGCGTGTAACGAAATAAATATACCATATCTTACTCTATACACATTTTCATCTGAAAACTGGAAAAGACCTAAACATGAGGTTAATACTCTGATGACTTTGCTTACAGAAACACTTTTGCTGGAAGCAGATGAGATTTTCAACAAAGGATTGAGAATGCATGTCATAGGAAATTTAGATAATCTGCCGCCTCTGGTAAAGGATCAGTTGCTAAAAGTGGTAGATCTTACCAAAGAAAACACAAAAGGTAATTTGGTTTTGGCAATTAGCTATGGGTCTCAGAATGAGATACTCAATGCTGTTAAAAATATCAGTAAAGATGTTAAAGATGGTAAGGTAGAAATCGATGATATTAATGAGAATCTTTTTGAAGATTATCTCTATACAAAAGATTTTCCGCCTGTAGATCTTCTTATAAGAACAAGTGGTGAAATTAGAATCAGCAATTTTCTCCTTTGGCAGATAGCTTATGCAGAACTTCAGTTTTTAGACGTTCTGTGGCCAGATTTCACTAAAGATATTTTCTTCCAATGTATTGTAAATTATCAAAACAAAGAAAGAAGATACGGTCTTACCGGCGATCAAGTTCAAATCCAGTAA
- the bamA gene encoding outer membrane protein assembly factor BamA — MKFRLLPIIMFAASAHFYGQATPQDSTKVNNTTILAENQTGTYTLKDIVVDGVKKYSPAQILRFTGLLKGEEVDIPGQKISNAIKKLWDTQSFSEVEVYIESIEGKTVVLKFHLEDLKELGEVKFVGRGIGKSKNEKLAKDNNLKPGTKITQNLISSLKTNIPKDYVKKGFADAKITIEDKINASDPNLVDWTINVDKGKRIKISHIEFEGNENVSDRKLRKKAFKETKQKRFGIGGILKSSKFVEEKYQEDKRNLINYYNSLGYRDAKIVSDSVWRNKKNNFEINVKLEEGKKYYIGDITFVGNTVYPTEYLQRLLGYKKGDIYDAVGFNKKVGEDGGKEDDSDLRSLYMNNGYLFSNVTPIEKSVNGDAVNLEIRINEGEQATWNKVTWSGNTTTHDHVVLRALRTKPGELFKKTDIKRTYFDLASMSFFDPQQIKYDIDPQVQDNTVNVNWGLVEKGSSQVQLQAGYGGNSFIGTLGLTFNNFSLKNFLKFKDFRPVPQGDGQTLSIQAQAGQYFQNYGISFSEPWLFGTKPTALSVSLNNSRVNYRQYSGPDQRLNIFSATVGLNRYLRWPDDYFSLYTGIQYQKYNFSNYPFEFGNSTELYGNANNLSLNIGLSRNSAGIDPIFPTVGSNIELSGKFTPPYSLFSNKDYSTMTPVDKYKWMEFYKIKFKADVYNEVVGKLVLRSSAEMGFMDGYNKQLGAPPFERFYVGGTGLFGGRFDGRELIPLRGYENASTYGGQPQDITQRGGGTIYNRFTLELRYPISLNQTAKIYGLTFAEGGNVWNTWSKYNPFQLKRSIGVGVRVYMGAFGLIGFDFAYGFDKTINGDVSGNKTHFLMNQSL; from the coding sequence ATGAAGTTTAGACTATTACCCATCATTATGTTTGCGGCTTCTGCACATTTTTATGGACAGGCAACTCCACAAGATAGTACAAAGGTAAATAATACCACTATCCTTGCAGAAAACCAAACAGGAACATACACTCTGAAAGATATTGTGGTAGATGGGGTGAAAAAATATTCTCCTGCGCAGATTTTAAGATTTACAGGGTTACTGAAAGGTGAAGAAGTAGATATTCCGGGGCAGAAAATCAGTAATGCAATAAAAAAACTTTGGGATACTCAGTCTTTCTCAGAAGTAGAGGTATATATCGAAAGTATTGAAGGCAAAACGGTTGTTTTAAAATTTCATCTTGAAGATTTAAAAGAACTCGGCGAAGTGAAATTTGTCGGGAGAGGAATTGGTAAATCTAAAAACGAAAAGTTAGCTAAGGATAATAATCTGAAGCCAGGGACAAAAATTACTCAGAATCTAATTTCTAGTCTTAAAACCAATATTCCTAAAGATTACGTAAAAAAAGGCTTTGCTGATGCTAAAATTACCATTGAGGATAAGATAAATGCCAGTGATCCTAATCTTGTGGATTGGACTATTAATGTAGACAAAGGAAAAAGAATCAAAATAAGCCATATTGAGTTTGAAGGGAACGAAAACGTTTCCGATAGAAAGCTTAGAAAAAAAGCATTTAAAGAAACTAAGCAAAAAAGATTTGGTATTGGAGGTATTTTAAAATCTTCAAAATTTGTAGAAGAAAAATATCAGGAAGATAAGCGTAATCTAATTAATTATTATAATTCTTTAGGATATAGAGATGCAAAAATTGTTTCAGATTCTGTTTGGAGAAACAAAAAGAACAATTTCGAAATCAATGTAAAACTAGAAGAAGGTAAAAAATATTATATTGGAGATATTACTTTTGTAGGAAATACAGTTTACCCTACAGAATATCTTCAGCGTTTATTGGGATATAAGAAAGGTGATATTTACGACGCAGTTGGATTCAACAAAAAGGTTGGTGAAGATGGAGGTAAAGAAGACGATTCCGATCTTAGATCTCTGTACATGAATAATGGTTACCTTTTCTCCAATGTAACTCCGATTGAAAAATCAGTTAATGGTGATGCTGTTAATTTAGAAATCAGAATTAATGAAGGAGAACAAGCTACTTGGAATAAAGTAACATGGTCTGGTAACACAACCACTCATGATCATGTAGTTTTAAGAGCTTTGAGAACTAAACCGGGAGAATTGTTTAAGAAAACAGATATCAAAAGAACATATTTCGATCTTGCATCAATGTCATTCTTTGATCCTCAACAAATTAAATATGATATCGATCCACAAGTTCAGGATAATACTGTAAATGTAAACTGGGGATTGGTTGAAAAAGGATCTTCACAAGTACAGCTTCAGGCAGGTTACGGTGGAAACAGCTTTATCGGAACATTAGGTCTTACATTTAATAATTTCTCTTTGAAGAACTTTCTTAAATTTAAAGACTTCAGACCTGTACCACAGGGAGATGGGCAAACATTGTCTATCCAGGCTCAGGCAGGACAATACTTTCAAAACTATGGTATCTCATTTTCAGAACCTTGGTTGTTTGGAACAAAACCAACAGCATTGTCTGTCAGCTTAAATAACTCTAGAGTAAATTACAGACAATATTCAGGTCCGGATCAAAGACTTAATATTTTTTCTGCAACAGTAGGTCTAAACAGATATTTGAGATGGCCAGACGATTATTTTTCTCTATATACAGGTATTCAATATCAAAAATATAATTTCAGTAATTACCCTTTTGAATTCGGAAATAGTACAGAGTTATATGGAAATGCAAATAACTTAAGTTTAAATATAGGTTTAAGCCGAAACTCTGCTGGTATAGATCCAATTTTCCCAACAGTAGGTTCTAATATAGAATTGTCGGGTAAATTTACTCCGCCTTACTCTTTATTCAGCAATAAAGATTATTCTACCATGACTCCTGTTGATAAATACAAATGGATGGAGTTTTATAAAATTAAGTTCAAAGCAGATGTTTATAATGAAGTAGTAGGAAAACTTGTTTTAAGATCTTCTGCGGAAATGGGCTTTATGGATGGATATAATAAACAACTGGGAGCACCACCTTTCGAAAGATTTTATGTAGGGGGTACAGGGCTTTTCGGAGGTAGATTTGATGGTAGAGAACTTATTCCGCTTAGAGGTTACGAAAATGCTTCCACTTATGGAGGTCAGCCACAAGATATTACTCAAAGAGGAGGAGGTACTATTTACAACAGATTTACGTTAGAGTTAAGATATCCGATTTCATTAAATCAAACTGCAAAAATTTACGGACTTACATTTGCAGAAGGAGGTAACGTGTGGAATACGTGGAGTAAATACAATCCATTCCAGTTAAAAAGATCTATTGGTGTAGGGGTGAGAGTTTATATGGGGGCATTTGGTTTAATTGGATTTGACTTTGCGTACGGATTTGATAAAACAATCAATGGAGATGTGTCCGGAAACAAAACACACTTCCTAATGAACCAATCATTATAA
- a CDS encoding OmpH family outer membrane protein, with translation MKKLKTLFLALAILSCGLINAQKMGVVDTQYILENMPEYKEAEARLKAQIDTWEQDLQRLQTEYEQKRSAFENERVLLIGDQLKLREKEVLDLDKSIKTTTSLRFGKNGEVTQLRTNLVQPFQDQIWTAIKAMSEKNGLGIVFDKSNDVNVIFLQKRYDYTDKVLDILLKGTEKEKKTNKK, from the coding sequence ATGAAAAAACTGAAAACACTTTTTTTAGCCTTAGCGATTTTGTCTTGCGGGTTAATCAATGCACAGAAAATGGGCGTTGTAGATACCCAGTATATTTTGGAAAATATGCCGGAATATAAAGAAGCTGAAGCAAGATTAAAAGCTCAGATTGATACCTGGGAACAGGATTTGCAAAGATTGCAAACCGAGTATGAGCAAAAAAGATCTGCTTTTGAAAATGAAAGAGTGTTGCTTATTGGAGATCAGCTTAAGCTAAGAGAAAAAGAAGTTTTGGATCTCGATAAAAGTATTAAAACTACAACCAGTTTAAGATTTGGAAAAAATGGTGAAGTTACACAATTGAGAACCAATTTGGTACAGCCGTTTCAAGATCAAATTTGGACGGCAATTAAAGCGATGTCTGAAAAAAATGGATTAGGTATAGTTTTTGACAAAAGCAATGATGTAAATGTAATTTTTCTTCAAAAAAGATATGATTACACAGACAAAGTGTTAGATATTCTTTTAAAAGGAACCGAAAAAGAAAAGAAAACTAATAAAAAATAG
- a CDS encoding OmpH family outer membrane protein translates to MKKLSVLFAAVMMVVSVGMAKAQKIATMDVIGVLSAMPEKKKADADLKTFLDTKQAEIKKKADAAQIKFQQYQTEAPKKTADENAAREAEMKKLAEEIQQMQEKAQKDLQAKQDLAFAPLEKKLNEAVEKVAKANGYDYIMDANSTAFLYKAGPDATAAVKKELGIQ, encoded by the coding sequence ATGAAAAAATTAAGTGTATTATTTGCAGCAGTCATGATGGTTGTATCTGTAGGTATGGCAAAAGCTCAAAAAATAGCTACGATGGATGTGATAGGAGTTCTTAGCGCGATGCCGGAGAAAAAGAAAGCAGATGCTGATCTTAAAACATTTTTAGATACTAAACAGGCCGAGATTAAGAAAAAAGCTGATGCTGCTCAAATTAAATTTCAGCAATACCAAACAGAAGCTCCGAAAAAAACAGCTGATGAAAATGCAGCAAGAGAAGCAGAAATGAAAAAACTAGCTGAAGAAATTCAACAAATGCAGGAAAAAGCTCAAAAGGATTTACAGGCTAAGCAGGATTTAGCTTTCGCACCGCTTGAGAAAAAACTGAATGAAGCAGTAGAAAAAGTTGCTAAAGCAAATGGTTATGATTATATTATGGATGCTAACTCTACAGCATTCCTTTATAAAGCAGGTCCAGATGCAACTGCTGCGGTAAAAAAAGAATTGGGTATCCAATAA
- a CDS encoding acyl-CoA thioesterase, producing the protein MEKEISTTVKVRFSDCDPIGHLNNVKYLEYMFNAREDHVETFYGFTYEEYTKRTGCTWIAIQNEIAYLKEVRYNTSVVISSKTIEVGDRTAKVEILMKSLDEKTIHAVLWVNVIYFNLKTRRSEVHPEDIKETFGKFYVDLEQKDFQSRSKFLRSQNAKNS; encoded by the coding sequence ATGGAAAAAGAAATTTCAACTACGGTAAAAGTTAGGTTCAGCGATTGCGATCCAATCGGTCATTTAAACAATGTAAAGTATCTCGAATATATGTTCAATGCGAGAGAAGATCATGTGGAGACATTTTACGGATTTACCTATGAAGAATATACAAAACGTACAGGTTGTACATGGATTGCTATTCAGAACGAGATTGCATATTTGAAAGAGGTGAGATACAATACTTCGGTTGTAATCAGTAGCAAGACCATCGAAGTAGGAGATCGTACGGCTAAAGTAGAAATCTTAATGAAAAGTTTAGATGAAAAAACAATTCATGCAGTTTTATGGGTTAATGTTATTTATTTTAATCTAAAAACGAGAAGATCAGAAGTTCATCCCGAAGATATTAAAGAAACTTTCGGGAAATTTTATGTAGATTTAGAACAGAAAGATTTTCAGTCAAGATCTAAGTTTTTAAGATCTCAAAATGCCAAAAATTCGTAA
- the rfbD gene encoding dTDP-4-dehydrorhamnose reductase codes for MQKKILVVGGNGQLGNCIRKISPDFELEYEFIFTDSATLDITDSSAVESFFADHKPDFCINASAYTAVDLAEKEEEKAFAVNAFGVENLAKSCSEYNVVLIHVSTDYVFDGETNLDYSEEDFTNPLGVYGKSKLLGEELALENNPKTVILRTSWLYSEFNKNFVKTMLNLFSQKDELGIVADQFGQPTNANDLAEAIMMIIENPNKQFGVFHFSNYPETSWFNFAKKIAEFSNSTVKLNQLTTAQYPTPAKRPVRSTMSLDKIERIYKIEPKHWENSLEDCIQILLNNN; via the coding sequence ATGCAAAAAAAAATATTAGTAGTAGGAGGAAACGGTCAACTTGGAAACTGTATAAGAAAAATATCTCCAGATTTCGAACTGGAATATGAATTTATATTTACAGATTCAGCAACTTTAGACATTACAGACTCCAGTGCAGTTGAAAGTTTTTTTGCAGATCATAAACCTGATTTTTGCATCAATGCATCAGCTTATACTGCAGTAGACTTGGCAGAAAAAGAAGAAGAGAAAGCCTTTGCTGTAAATGCTTTTGGAGTTGAAAATCTTGCAAAATCGTGTTCGGAATATAATGTAGTGCTTATTCACGTTTCTACCGACTATGTTTTTGATGGTGAAACCAATTTAGACTATTCGGAAGAAGATTTTACAAATCCTTTGGGCGTTTATGGTAAGTCTAAATTATTGGGAGAAGAACTCGCTTTAGAAAATAATCCCAAAACAGTTATCTTGAGAACATCATGGCTGTATTCGGAGTTCAATAAAAATTTCGTAAAAACCATGCTCAACTTGTTTTCTCAAAAAGATGAGCTGGGAATTGTTGCAGATCAGTTTGGTCAACCAACCAATGCAAACGATTTAGCCGAAGCTATTATGATGATTATTGAGAATCCAAATAAACAATTTGGTGTTTTCCATTTTTCAAATTATCCCGAAACATCTTGGTTTAATTTTGCGAAAAAGATAGCAGAATTTTCTAATTCAACAGTTAAATTAAATCAGCTCACTACTGCACAATATCCGACACCTGCAAAAAGACCAGTTAGAAGTACCATGAGTTTGGATAAAATAGAGCGGATTTATAAAATAGAACCTAAACATTGGGAAAATAGCCTTGAAGATTGTATCCAAATACTATTAAATAATAATTAA
- the dusB gene encoding tRNA dihydrouridine synthase DusB, translating into MIKIGDIELPEFPLLLAPMEDVSDPPFRRLCKMHGADLMYSEFISSEGLIRDAIKSRKKLDIFDYERPVGIQIFGGDEDAMAMSARIVETVHPDLVDINFGCPVKKVVCKGAGAGVLKDIDLMVKLTKAVVRSTSLPVTVKTRLGWDSHTINIDEVAERLQETGIKALTIHARTRAQMYKGEADWEHISRIKQNPNIEIPIFGNGDIDSPEKALEYKNKFACDGIMIGRAAIGYPWIFNEIKHFFKTGENLDPPTISDRLLAVRQHAEWSAEWKGERLGLVEMRQHYSNYFRGVPHFKDFRRKFLEVFTLEEMDAVIQEAKEFYAEYQAQ; encoded by the coding sequence ATGATAAAAATTGGGGATATAGAGCTGCCGGAATTTCCGCTTTTATTGGCTCCTATGGAAGATGTTAGTGACCCTCCATTCAGACGCCTTTGCAAGATGCATGGTGCAGATTTAATGTATTCAGAATTTATTTCTTCTGAAGGACTAATTCGGGATGCTATTAAAAGTCGTAAAAAACTCGATATTTTTGATTATGAGCGTCCAGTTGGAATCCAAATTTTCGGAGGTGATGAAGATGCTATGGCGATGTCTGCGAGGATTGTGGAAACAGTACATCCAGATCTAGTAGATATTAATTTTGGTTGTCCAGTAAAAAAAGTAGTTTGTAAAGGTGCAGGTGCAGGTGTTTTAAAGGACATTGATTTAATGGTTAAGCTTACAAAAGCTGTTGTAAGGTCTACAAGCCTTCCTGTTACGGTAAAAACCCGTTTAGGTTGGGACAGTCATACAATTAATATTGACGAAGTTGCTGAACGTTTGCAGGAAACAGGAATTAAAGCTCTCACAATCCATGCAAGAACACGTGCACAAATGTATAAAGGTGAGGCAGATTGGGAGCATATTTCAAGAATTAAACAAAATCCTAATATAGAAATTCCAATTTTTGGGAACGGTGATATTGATTCGCCTGAAAAAGCTTTGGAATATAAAAATAAATTTGCCTGTGACGGTATTATGATTGGTCGTGCTGCGATTGGTTATCCATGGATTTTTAATGAAATTAAGCATTTTTTTAAAACCGGAGAAAATCTAGATCCACCAACCATTTCTGATCGATTATTGGCAGTGCGACAGCATGCAGAATGGAGTGCCGAGTGGAAAGGTGAAAGATTGGGCCTTGTAGAAATGAGACAGCATTATAGTAATTATTTTCGTGGAGTGCCTCATTTCAAAGATTTCAGAAGAAAGTTTTTAGAAGTTTTTACTTTAGAGGAAATGGATGCAGTCATTCAGGAAGCTAAAGAATTTTACGCAGAATATCAAGCTCAATAA
- the deoC gene encoding deoxyribose-phosphate aldolase: MMNIAEYLDSTYLKTPEQSGLSVVETLQKDKKLTQEAIDNGIFAVMIRPDCVAEIKKYIKERNSSVAVGTVIGFPEGTDSIERKIEEAKKAIADGADELDFVINYKAYLQQDLNLVRDEFIKCTLLCIQNKKIAKWIIEIAALTNQEIADLTKKISEWAEENFDEKDLKNIFIKSSTGFYKTENDKPNGATFEGIKIMLDNAGKLPVKAAGGVRTPEDAEKMINMGVKRIGTSSAISLIQNKISEGY; this comes from the coding sequence ATTATGAATATTGCAGAATATTTAGACTCCACTTATTTAAAAACTCCGGAACAGTCCGGATTATCTGTAGTAGAAACATTACAGAAAGACAAAAAACTAACTCAGGAAGCTATCGATAACGGAATTTTTGCCGTTATGATTCGTCCCGACTGCGTTGCTGAAATTAAAAAATATATTAAAGAACGCAATTCTAGTGTTGCTGTAGGAACCGTAATAGGTTTTCCGGAAGGTACAGATTCTATAGAGAGAAAAATTGAAGAAGCCAAAAAAGCAATTGCAGATGGTGCAGACGAACTCGATTTTGTAATCAATTATAAAGCTTATTTGCAACAAGATCTAAACCTTGTGAGGGATGAATTTATAAAATGTACTCTTTTATGCATTCAAAATAAAAAAATTGCAAAATGGATCATCGAAATTGCAGCATTAACCAATCAGGAAATTGCAGATCTGACGAAAAAAATTTCTGAATGGGCAGAAGAAAATTTTGATGAAAAAGACTTAAAAAACATTTTTATTAAATCATCAACAGGTTTTTATAAAACGGAAAACGATAAACCTAATGGAGCAACGTTTGAAGGAATTAAAATAATGCTGGATAATGCTGGAAAATTACCGGTAAAAGCGGCCGGAGGAGTAAGAACCCCAGAAGACGCAGAAAAAATGATTAATATGGGGGTTAAAAGAATAGGAACATCTTCTGCAATATCATTAATTCAAAATAAAATTTCGGAAGGATATTAA
- a CDS encoding Lrp/AsnC family transcriptional regulator, which produces MRNTSTTTYELDHLDKEIIYMLMDNSKSSLAYISKQVGISTTAVHQRIKKLELAGVIENAISILNPRMIGYKVVSYIGMFLDQPSHYSDVVKALKEVNEVVEAHYTTGNYTIFLKVLCKDNDHLMEILRLLQKMKGVTRTETFISLEQGIYRQLKV; this is translated from the coding sequence ATGAGAAACACGAGTACCACCACTTACGAATTAGATCATTTAGATAAAGAAATCATCTATATGCTTATGGATAATTCTAAAAGTTCATTAGCGTATATTTCTAAACAGGTAGGGATTTCCACCACCGCTGTTCATCAAAGAATAAAAAAACTTGAACTTGCAGGCGTAATAGAAAATGCAATTTCTATTCTTAATCCACGAATGATTGGTTATAAAGTAGTTTCCTATATCGGCATGTTTCTCGATCAGCCAAGCCATTATTCTGATGTTGTAAAAGCACTTAAAGAAGTAAATGAAGTGGTAGAAGCGCATTATACCACAGGAAATTACACTATATTCCTGAAAGTACTTTGCAAAGACAACGATCATTTAATGGAAATTTTAAGATTGCTTCAAAAAATGAAAGGAGTAACAAGAACAGAAACTTTCATATCTTTGGAACAAGGTATTTACCGACAATTAAAAGTTTAA
- a CDS encoding endonuclease/exonuclease/phosphatase family protein produces the protein MMELFAFYNVENLFLPDPPPLHRLDPTRSGLRNWDERKYRIKLSKIAHVFRLMKEQYGVLPCIIGLCEISGRKVLEDLLTLDPFSSQYGILHYNSLDERKVDVALIYDKSKIEVLDSEPITFFFEIVDRNPENYDTTRDVLFAKLKLGSEIINVFVAHLPSKREKDINLPKRNFILNEIRSKVLKIMQTDNEKVIVCGDFNENPDEENLVNFLFDNSRNKVLRNPFQNLYNNKKYSTFHYKSGLLFDQIILSENFFDKGTKWQFYKADVFSPESIRARQRNSEDRPFRTFAGTRYLGGFSDHYPVLVSLKENLI, from the coding sequence ATGATGGAGCTTTTTGCTTTCTATAATGTTGAAAATTTGTTCCTACCCGATCCTCCTCCACTTCACAGGTTAGATCCCACTCGATCTGGACTAAGAAATTGGGATGAAAGAAAATACAGAATAAAACTTTCAAAAATTGCGCATGTTTTTCGTCTGATGAAAGAACAGTACGGCGTTCTTCCCTGCATTATAGGACTTTGTGAGATTTCCGGAAGAAAAGTTCTGGAAGATCTCCTTACCCTCGATCCTTTTAGCTCTCAATACGGTATTCTTCATTATAATTCTTTGGATGAAAGAAAAGTAGACGTTGCTTTAATATATGATAAATCTAAAATTGAAGTTCTGGACTCTGAACCCATTACTTTTTTCTTTGAAATAGTAGACCGTAACCCCGAAAATTACGATACAACAAGAGATGTACTTTTTGCAAAACTAAAGCTAGGATCAGAAATAATCAATGTATTTGTGGCTCATCTCCCTTCTAAAAGAGAAAAAGATATTAATCTTCCCAAGCGCAATTTTATTTTGAATGAAATAAGAAGCAAAGTTTTAAAAATAATGCAGACAGATAATGAAAAAGTTATTGTTTGCGGGGATTTCAATGAAAATCCCGATGAAGAAAACCTTGTTAATTTCCTTTTTGACAACAGTAGAAATAAGGTTTTAAGAAATCCGTTTCAAAACCTTTACAACAATAAAAAATATTCTACGTTTCATTATAAATCAGGTTTACTCTTCGATCAGATTATACTCTCAGAAAATTTTTTCGATAAAGGTACAAAGTGGCAGTTTTATAAAGCCGATGTATTCAGCCCGGAAAGTATAAGAGCACGACAAAGAAATTCTGAAGACAGACCTTTTCGCACTTTTGCAGGTACAAGATATCTTGGTGGTTTTAGCGATCACTACCCTGTTTTGGTGAGTTTAAAAGAAAATTTAATATAA
- the trmD gene encoding tRNA (guanosine(37)-N1)-methyltransferase TrmD has product MRIDIISVLPELMESPFKTSILKRAVDKGIVEVHFHQLRDWSVNKHRQIDDEPYGGGAGMVMMVEPLDKCISELKSQRDYDEIIYLTPDGETLNQRIANTLSIKDNLIFLCGHYKGIDQRVRELHITKEISIGDFVLTGGELAACVLADSIIRLVPGVLNDEQSALTDSFQDDLLSPPIYTRPETYKGLEVPKILLSGNFSKIEEWRYDQALKITAEKRPDLL; this is encoded by the coding sequence ATGAGAATTGATATCATAAGCGTACTTCCAGAATTAATGGAAAGCCCGTTTAAAACTTCTATTTTAAAAAGAGCAGTAGATAAAGGAATTGTAGAAGTACATTTTCATCAGTTGAGAGACTGGTCTGTAAACAAGCACAGACAAATTGATGATGAGCCTTATGGTGGCGGAGCAGGAATGGTAATGATGGTAGAACCTTTAGACAAATGCATATCTGAGCTGAAATCTCAACGCGATTACGACGAAATTATTTATCTAACTCCAGACGGTGAGACTTTAAACCAAAGAATTGCCAACACGCTTTCTATTAAAGATAATCTCATTTTTCTTTGTGGTCACTATAAAGGGATAGATCAGCGGGTACGAGAACTACACATTACAAAAGAAATTTCTATTGGCGATTTTGTACTTACTGGGGGAGAATTGGCAGCTTGTGTTTTAGCAGACTCTATTATTAGATTAGTTCCCGGAGTTTTAAATGATGAACAAAGTGCTTTAACAGATAGTTTTCAGGACGATTTGCTTTCTCCTCCCATTTATACACGACCAGAAACTTATAAAGGTTTAGAAGTTCCTAAAATTTTATTAAGCGGAAATTTCTCAAAAATTGAAGAATGGAGGTACGATCAGGCTTTAAAGATTACTGCCGAAAAAAGACCAGATTTATTGTAA